A single genomic interval of Peromyscus leucopus breed LL Stock chromosome 7, UCI_PerLeu_2.1, whole genome shotgun sequence harbors:
- the LOC114684932 gene encoding olfactory receptor 151-like: MAAENHSMVTEFIIRGLTNRPELQLPLFLLFLGIYMVTMVGNLGMITFIGLNTHLHTPMYFFLSNLSLVDLCYSSVITPKMLINFVSQRNLISYGGCMSQLYFFLVFVIAECYMLTVMAYDRYVAICHPLLYNIIMSPALCFLLIAFVYAMGLIGSTIETGLMLKLDYCEDLISHYFCDILPLMKLSCSSTYDVEMTVFFLAGFNIIVTSLTVLISYAFILSSILRISSTEGRSKAFSTCSSHFAAVGLFYGSTAFMYLKPSTASSLAQENVASVFYTTVIPMLNPLIYSLRNKEVKTALDKTLRRKLF; the protein is encoded by the coding sequence ATGGCTGCAGAAAATCACTCCATGGTGACAGAGTTCATCATCAGGGGGTTAACTAACAGGCCAGAGCTCCAGCtgcccctctttctcctcttcctggggATCTACATGGTCACCATGGTAGGAAACCTGGGCATGATCACCTTCATTGGACTCaacacacatcttcacacacccatgtacttcttcctcagcaaCTTGTCACTTGTGGATCTCTGCTACTCCTCTGTCATTACCCCCAAAATGCTCATCAACTTTGTATCTCAAAGAAACCTCATCTCCTATGGGGGGTGCATGTCACAGCTCtacttcttccttgtttttgtcATTGCTGAGTGTTACATGCTCACTGtaatggcctatgaccgctatgtggccatctgccaccCCTTGCTTTACAACATCATCATGtctcctgccctctgcttcctgttgatAGCTTTTGTCTATGCCATGGGACTCATTGGCTCAACAATAGAGACTGGCCTTATGTTAAAACTAGACTATTGTGAGGACCTCATCAGCCACTACTTCTGTGACATCCTCCCGCTCATGAAGCTCTCCTGCTCTAGTACCTATGATGTGGAGATGACTGTCTTCTTTTTAGCTGGGTTCAATATTATTGTCACAAGCTTAACAGTACTCATTTCTTATGCATTCATCCTGTCCAGCATCCTTCGAATCAGCTCCACTGAGGGCAGGTCCAAAGCCTTCAGCACCTGCAGCTCCCACTTTGCCGCTGTGGGCTTGTTCTATGGATCCACTGCATTCATGTACTTAAAGCCTTCCACAGCCAGTTCCCTGGCCCAGGAGAATGTAGCTTCTGTGTTCTACACCACAGTGATCCCCATGCTCAACCCCTtgatctacagcctgaggaacaaggaGGTGAAGACTGCCCTGGACAAAACACTGAGGAGAAAACTCTTTTGA